The DNA region ATGATGCAGAAAAAATTCAATATCGAACATGAATTTCTATCGATGTCATCTCCAGAAGAATTGGAAAAGGCAATCAGGCCGGAAACAACATGCATATACATTGAAACACCAATAAATCCAACGATGCAGCTGATTGACCTGGAAATGGTGGCTGGTGTCGCGCAGCGAAAAGGAATCACGGTTGTCGTCGACAACACATTTTGTTCGCCATATTTGCAAAGACCGCTTGAATTGGGGTGTGATATCGTCATTCACAGCGCGACGAAATATTTATGCGGACATGGAGATGTGATTGCGGGTATTGTAGTGGGCAAGAAGGATTGGATCAAGGAAGTATCCATGACCACCCAAAAAGACATAGGGGGAGTATTATCGCCTTTCGATGCATGGCTTCTGCTCAGGGGGGTAAAGACTCTTCCTGTAAGGCTGGATAGACACTGTCAGTCTGCCGCGCAGATAGCCGAAAAGCTTGCTGCACATCCTGGAGTGGAACAAGTATATTATCCTGGAGATCATAAACATCCAAACTATGGAATCATGAAAAAACAGATGACTCAAGGCGGAGGGCTTATCTCCTTTACCATTAAAGGCTCAAAAGAGGATGCCCAGAAATTCATGGATAATTTGAGGTTGATTAAAATAGCCGTAAGTCTCGGAGATGCCGAAACACTGATCCAGCACCCTGCCACAATGACGCATGCGGTCGTCCCGGAAGAATCGAGAAAAAAAATGGGGATATCCGATCAGCTCCTTCGACTGTCAGTCGGATTGGAGGCATGGGAAGACCTTTGGGATGACCTGGCGACAGCATTATCCACATTGTAAATCTAAAAAGAGACTGCTATTTCAAAAATTGTTGTAAATCATTCATCCAAGGTGCGATACTCCGGAGGACTTACCGCCCGCCCCTCGGAAAGGGAGTATCCTTTCCGGAAATCAACCTTACTAAATCTTGCTTAAAAGCAAATAGTTTTTAGAAAGAGCCAAGAAAATAGACAAAAGGGATCGTGAAGTAATTTACTTCCATCCTTTTTGTCTATGAAGTAAGAGAGTCTCTCCTTTAGGATGGAGAGACTCTCTTACTTAAATGGCTACGGATAAAATCGAAACAAATTCCTCCAGATGTTTCTGATCCAATTCATCAAATCGGTTCAATTCGGGGCTGTCGATATCCAAGACGCCTATCAACCGGCCATCCTTGACCAAGGGGACGACGATTTCCGATTTGCTTGCTGCATCGCAGGCGATATGCCCAGGGAATGCATGAACATCAGCAACAAGGAGTGTTTCCCGATTCGCCGCAGATGTACCGCACACGCCTCTGCCTAAAGGAATCCTTACACAAGCTGGAAGACCCTGAAACGGTCCTAATACTAGTTGCTCTTCATCCAATAGATAAAAGCCGACCCAATTAATTCTATCAAGGAATTGATTTAATAGGGCGCTTGCGTTGCTCAAATTGGCGATTTGATTTGGTTCGCCCTCAATCAGCGCTTTTAGCTGTTTTTTAACCAAGTTGTATTGATCCTCTCTTTTGCCTTCATATCCTTCGACTTGAAACATGATATTACCTCATTTCTCTTCAATATATGCTAAAAAAACCTTTTTTTATAAAGATATTGTCGATATATTTTAACAGGAATACGTCTAGAAAAATAGAATTTTTTCATAAAGCTGCTTCGAAAAGATTGTTGATTTTTGCAATGATTTTTTTCGAAAGGCCAGTTCTCTCAATGTTTGTTGTGTTTTTAACAGTTTTCTCATTTTTTGATGTTGTCGGAGAGGGAGGTGCGAAACTCCGAAGGCCTCACCGCCTGCAACTAGTGAGCATCCTCCCTCTCCCATCAATCTTGCTTCCCCTTTGGCCAACGCCGATTGTGCTTTATGAATTAAAAATCGTAAAAGGAGAATCCGACTATGAAGCATGCTACTTCAACAAAAGAATCAATAATGGAATCAGCGATTTATCTATTCAACACAAAAGGCTTTGATGGTGTGTCGATTAGGGATATTGCTAAGAGGGCCAGAATTAATCCTGCTAATATTGCTTATTATTTTCGTAATAAACAAGGGCTGCTCGAAGCTTGTTTAATAAAATTTTTTGAATCCTATTTAGCTTTCTTTGAGGAAGAAGCCAGTAATCTCATGTATGATTCTCCAGTCAATTGCCTCAACCGCGCCGTGAAAAATGTGCTGCAGTTCCAATCCCGACATCATTTATTGACAAGGTTTGTATGGCGGGAAGTATCATTGGACTCTCAGGTCGTCAGGGAAATCACTTCTTCTTATTTAATGAAAGAAAGATACTTCCTTAAGGAGATCATTGATGCAGGTGTAAAAAAAGAAGAGTTCAATCAGTACACCTCAAGCTATTTGATCATCCAATTGAAGGGCATGATCAATATGCCATATTTAAATAGTCAATATTTAAGGGAGGTATGGAACATCTACCCTCAAGAAGTCTATTTTGCAGAAAAATATTATCAAATTATCGAAATCTGGATTAGAGGTATACTGGTTAATAATACGATTCCATCTCCTCCTGAGATCGTTTGCCAATGACAGTTTCTACGTGATGATATGCTCCATCAAGTCTGTTCTTCCTTGATTTAAATCGGCCGCTTGATGTGCGTCAGATCCATAGATAAGCGGGATGCCCATTTTAGCAGCCTCTTCTGCAATCCATTTATTTGGATAGCTTTCTTGGCAAAATGGTTTTACAATTCCTGCACCGTTATAATCCAATTGATAACGGTGCTTTTTTATTTCTCTGAGAATGTTGTCGATCAGTTTGTGATTCACATTCTTGGCAGGGAATTTTTTTTGGAACTTTTGCGCGAGTGTCATATGTCCGATCCGGATCGGCTTCCACTTGCCTAAATCGGACATGATGGAAAGGTGTATGGTATTGTAATAAGTGTCATAAATCGCTTCGGCCGATCCAAAAACTTCGACCATCGTACTGAAAAATTCCGGGCTATAGTCGACACAATACCAATCGTTTTCATGTTTGAGAAAATGAACAGATAGAATGCTGTCATCCAAAAATGGCCCATATTCATTAAGAAGCTTCTCCGTTTCATTTTCAAAGCCCTCGATGAAATCGACCTCCAGGCCAGTACGGATGAAAAGATCCTTTTTATACTCTTCCTTGAGAGAATCAAGTTCTTTTAAATATTTTTCTAATTTCCCCTTATCCATGCCGCTGTCCTTCGTTGGGGTAGTATCGATAAAAGAATCGGGAAGGGGTGCATGCTCAGTGAAGCTGATATCTTTATATCCAAGTTCGATTGCCCTCTCAATATATTTTTTAAAAGCATCATTCGTCCCATGCGGACAATAGGGTGAATGAATATGCCCATCTCTTAACATCGAATCCCCCTCACTTTTAATGAAATTATTCTTTATATTATAATAGTAAAATAGAGATTTAATTGAATCAAATATGAGTATCTTGGCATATATCAGGTTTTTTGGAATGAAAATACAAAAAAAATCAAAATAATAGTCAAAAATTGTCGTTTACATGGTATCATTAAAGCATTAAGATGCAATAAATATATTTGTTTATATAAATACGGTTATGGCTTAATTGAGATGGACAGGGGGCTTACGATGGAATTTGTCATCGGTGCATTAATCTTATTGGTTATATTATTTTTTTATGGATATTTTACAAAGAAAAATCATTTTAAAGAAATCGATCGATTGGAAGAATGGAAAATCGATATAATGAACCGTCCGATTCTTGAAGAAATGTCCAAAGTCAAACAATTGAATATGACCGGGCAAACAGAAGAAATGTTTGAGCGCTGGAGACAAAGCTGGGATGAAATTGTAGCCATTCAGCTGCCAGACGTCGAAGAACTACTATTTGATGCAGAAGAGTACGCAGATAAATATCGATTCAAGAAATCAAAAGAAGTGCAAAATCAAATCGACTCAAGCTTGAAGTCCACCGAAGAACAAATCGACACGATTCTTGCAGAATTAAAAGAACTGGTCGGCAGTGAAGAAAAAAACAGGACCGAGATTACCGAGCTGCAAGAATCTTATCGGCATGTAAAAAAACAAATGCTGGCCCATCGGCACGTATTTGGCATCGCGGCATCCGCACTGGAGAAACAGTTGGAGCAAATTGGTTCACAGTTTTCGAATTTTGAACTATTGACTGAGAATGGCGATTATTTAGATGCAAGGGAAGTGCTCTTATCCATTAGGAATGAGATCGACGGATTGAATGAAAAAATGGTAAGAATCCCAGATCTGATTACTGAATGTCAAACGCTGCTCCCTTCTCAATTGGACGAGCTTACTGATGGATACAGAGAGATGGAGTCAACTGGCTATCACCTTGATCATATTGCTTTCACCAAAGAAATTGATCGGATGAAGGAAGAGTTGAAGACATACATAGACTTTGTCCAAAAAGCAGAACTTGATGATGTGACAAAGGGTCTTGCAGAGATGAAAGAACGTATCGAAGGGTTATATGATGCACTTGAAAACGAGGTGCATTCCAAACATTTCCTCATTCAAAATGACACGAAAACAAAGACGATGCTCGATGAACTTGAGGAAGCACACCAAGTTCTCAGGAATGAAACGGAGTTTGTCCAACAAAGCTATCACTTAGTCGAGGAAGAGCTGAATGTTCCAAAAGGATTGGAAAAGAGAATTTACCAGTTGATCAATAAATATGATCATTTTGAAATTAAATCGGCTGAGAATGCTGCAGCACACTCCATGATGAAGGAAGAATTGCAGGACATCCGCGAAGAACTTGAAATGTTGCAGAAGGAACAAAAGGATTTCTCGGATTACTTGCAAAATCTGAGAAAAGATGAAATTACTGCACGTGAAACTGTGACGGATTTGAGAAAAAAGATATCCGAAGCAAGCCGGCAAATTTCAAAGAGCAATATTCCCGGCCTTCCATCTGATTATCTCTCATTATTAGAGCAGTCGGAGGATCATATACAGGATGTCATCAAGAGCTTGAATGAAAAACCATTGAATATTAAATCTGTTCAAGAACATTTGTATATTGCTTCTGACACCGTCCAGCATTTTTACGATAAAACCATGGAATTGATTGAAAACGTCATGCTGGCTGAAAAAGTTATTCAATATGGAAACCGATTTAGAAGCAGATATTCATTCGCTGAAGAACGATTAAGAACGGCTGAAGACGCGTTCAGAAGCTATGAATACCGCGCGGCATTAGAACAGGCCGCAACAACAATCGAAGAAATCGAACCGGGTTCGCTGAAAAAAATCGAAGAATCGATCAAGCAAGAACTCGAAAATTAACAAAAGGATGGAGCTATTAAGCCCCATCCTTTTTTATTTGTGGGTTGAGACCTGTTGTCTCGATCCACTTCTCTATTATTTCGACTGTATTAATAATATTAATTAATGGCCAAAGGTTCAGTAAGGTTAATTTACGCTGAAATTAACCAACCACAAAGTTGAAAGATTTATACTCTGCCCTGCATTGTCTTGATGGAACCCTAGTGATGAAAAACACTGAGTTATGGAACCCTAGTGATGAAAAACACTGAGTTGATTAGAGCGGAAGGCACTTGACTCCAGTGGGATAAAGAGGGAAGCGGGAGACCCTGCAGGCGAAGCCGAGGAGGCTCCCGTCCCTCCAAGCGGAAAGCAAGTGCCTTCAACGGAATGGACCATTACAACGTTTGTATAAACTGAAAGAGGCTGGAGCTACAAAGCCCCAGCCTCTTTATTGGTCTTTGGATATTAATGAGTCGTGTTTACCGAATTCCTGACTTGCCCTAATTGTACTGCGATAATATAACCGACGATTGCCCCAGCTAGTGCAGGGATGATCCAGCCTATCCCTTCATTGAACAGGGGAAGTC from Falsibacillus albus includes:
- the megL gene encoding methionine gamma-lyase, which produces MGKDTRFETEVIHSGYDSSEFKGSLAPPIFQTSTFVFDQAKQGENRFSGEEEGFIYSRLGNPTVKMLEDRMAVLEKGEAALAFSSGMAAVSATLFALTKTGDHIICSQGVYGCTFGLLEMMQKKFNIEHEFLSMSSPEELEKAIRPETTCIYIETPINPTMQLIDLEMVAGVAQRKGITVVVDNTFCSPYLQRPLELGCDIVIHSATKYLCGHGDVIAGIVVGKKDWIKEVSMTTQKDIGGVLSPFDAWLLLRGVKTLPVRLDRHCQSAAQIAEKLAAHPGVEQVYYPGDHKHPNYGIMKKQMTQGGGLISFTIKGSKEDAQKFMDNLRLIKIAVSLGDAETLIQHPATMTHAVVPEESRKKMGISDQLLRLSVGLEAWEDLWDDLATALSTL
- a CDS encoding GAF domain-containing protein, whose amino-acid sequence is MFQVEGYEGKREDQYNLVKKQLKALIEGEPNQIANLSNASALLNQFLDRINWVGFYLLDEEQLVLGPFQGLPACVRIPLGRGVCGTSAANRETLLVADVHAFPGHIACDAASKSEIVVPLVKDGRLIGVLDIDSPELNRFDELDQKHLEEFVSILSVAI
- the refZ gene encoding forespore capture DNA-binding protein RefZ yields the protein MKHATSTKESIMESAIYLFNTKGFDGVSIRDIAKRARINPANIAYYFRNKQGLLEACLIKFFESYLAFFEEEASNLMYDSPVNCLNRAVKNVLQFQSRHHLLTRFVWREVSLDSQVVREITSSYLMKERYFLKEIIDAGVKKEEFNQYTSSYLIIQLKGMINMPYLNSQYLREVWNIYPQEVYFAEKYYQIIEIWIRGILVNNTIPSPPEIVCQ
- the hisJ gene encoding histidinol-phosphatase HisJ; this translates as MLRDGHIHSPYCPHGTNDAFKKYIERAIELGYKDISFTEHAPLPDSFIDTTPTKDSGMDKGKLEKYLKELDSLKEEYKKDLFIRTGLEVDFIEGFENETEKLLNEYGPFLDDSILSVHFLKHENDWYCVDYSPEFFSTMVEVFGSAEAIYDTYYNTIHLSIMSDLGKWKPIRIGHMTLAQKFQKKFPAKNVNHKLIDNILREIKKHRYQLDYNGAGIVKPFCQESYPNKWIAEEAAKMGIPLIYGSDAHQAADLNQGRTDLMEHIIT
- the ezrA gene encoding septation ring formation regulator EzrA gives rise to the protein MEFVIGALILLVILFFYGYFTKKNHFKEIDRLEEWKIDIMNRPILEEMSKVKQLNMTGQTEEMFERWRQSWDEIVAIQLPDVEELLFDAEEYADKYRFKKSKEVQNQIDSSLKSTEEQIDTILAELKELVGSEEKNRTEITELQESYRHVKKQMLAHRHVFGIAASALEKQLEQIGSQFSNFELLTENGDYLDAREVLLSIRNEIDGLNEKMVRIPDLITECQTLLPSQLDELTDGYREMESTGYHLDHIAFTKEIDRMKEELKTYIDFVQKAELDDVTKGLAEMKERIEGLYDALENEVHSKHFLIQNDTKTKTMLDELEEAHQVLRNETEFVQQSYHLVEEELNVPKGLEKRIYQLINKYDHFEIKSAENAAAHSMMKEELQDIREELEMLQKEQKDFSDYLQNLRKDEITARETVTDLRKKISEASRQISKSNIPGLPSDYLSLLEQSEDHIQDVIKSLNEKPLNIKSVQEHLYIASDTVQHFYDKTMELIENVMLAEKVIQYGNRFRSRYSFAEERLRTAEDAFRSYEYRAALEQAATTIEEIEPGSLKKIEESIKQELEN